A DNA window from Tachysurus vachellii isolate PV-2020 chromosome 20, HZAU_Pvac_v1, whole genome shotgun sequence contains the following coding sequences:
- the synj1 gene encoding synaptojanin-1 isoform X3, whose translation MAFSKGYRVYHKLDPPPYSVIVETRSREECLMFESGAVAVLSAAEKESVKNTYTKMLDAYGILGVLRLNLGDSMLHSLVLVTGCSSVGKVQDSEVFRVTATDFISLKNDPSDEDRIAEVRKILNSGNFYFAWSSTGVSMDLSLNAHRRIREDTSDNRFFWNQSLHLHLKHYGVNCDDWLLRLMCGGVEIRTIYAGHKQAKACVISRLSSERAGTRFNVRGTNDDGQVANFVETEQVIFLDDTVSSFIQIRGSVPLFWEQPGIQVGSHRVKLSRGFEANAPAFERHFTALWRLYGKQMIINLLGMKEGEHMLSKAFQSHLKASEHASSVKMINFDYHQMVKGGKTEKLLTVLKPQISKFLDDCGFFCYSAESGIEKCQTGTLRVNCLDCLDRTNSVQAFFSLEMLPKQLEAMGLTEKPQLVARFQEVFRTMWSVNGDSISKIYAGTGALDGKAKTGKLKDGARSVTRTIQNNFFDSSKQEAIDILRLGSTLNSDLADKARALLTTSSLYASPRVLLGMCQNHHKYTRPKNIRVCVGTWNVNGGKQFRSIAFRNQTLNDWLLDAPKKAGHPEFQDSRSPPADIFAIGFEEMVELNAGNIVSASTTNQKLWAAELQKSISRDHKYVLLASEQLVGVCLFIFIRPQHAAFIRDVAVDTVKTGMGGATGNKGGVAIRMLFHTTSICFVCSHFAAGQSQVKERNDDYNEITRRLSFPMGRLLYSHDYVFWCGDFNYRINLPNEEVKELIRQQNWDSLIAGDQLVEQKNAGNVFKGFIEGKLDFAPTYKYDLFSDDYDTSEKCRTPAWTDRVLWKRRKWNFHKIAEELGLNVVGAPVEEEDQHMWVPGELKYYSRAELKTSDHRPVVALIDVDILEVDPEARHQVYKDVIAQQGPPDGTILVSLCSSGPDDYFDDALIDELLDKFANCGEVILIRFVDEKMWVTFLEGYSALAALHYSASTVMGKIIDIQLKSPGWIKSLEEEMSVERICGSIPTSASSTLLAEDNEMGDEFDMEGDVDEEVENILPQHLQPGAGMDVGISPLPSPRSSPCSSPTHGEPAPPCRPSRAFPRTAGPPQVIPMESQMLGASSSQGLEPKRPPPPRPNAPPARPAPPQRPPPPSGQKSPALPRADVAGRGQSTGAPGSSRPNIPPRAGVISVPPQSRPPPPAHPGAPRPIAEVHPGAPRPTPDNHPGAPRPVSNTQNKPEELPLGPPPSLPGPMRPQMVSPAQPPAISPIRPPIQSTLPPPMVPTLPPPMVPTLPPPMVPTAAAPLQAQPAATSTIAAMPPQSGLASPKPPPRSRSSHALPPEAATAPSPESQQEQSSG comes from the exons ATGGCCTTCAGTAAAGGATATCGCGTTTATCACAAGCTGGACCCACCACCTTACAGCGTGATTGTAGAAACAAGAAGTCGTGAAGAATGCTTGATGTTTGAGTCTGGAGCTGTGGCTGTACTGT CGGCTGCAGAGAAGGAATCTGTCAAGAACACCTACACCAAGATGCTGGATGCTTATGGGATTCTTGGAGTTCTTCGCCTTAATCTCG GAGACTCCATGCTGCACAGTCTGGTGTTAGTGACTGGGTGCAGTTCAGTGGGGAAAGTGCAGGATTCAGAAGTGTTCAGGGTCACAGCCACAGATTTCATCTCCCTAAAGAACGATCCTTCAGATGAGGACAGGATTGCAGAGGTGCGAAAGATTTTAAACTCTGGAAACTTTTATTTTGCCTGGTCATCCACTGGAGTGAGTATGGACCTGAGTCTAAATGCACATCGCAGGATTCGAGAAGACACTTCAGACAATCGCTTCTTCTG GAATCAATCCCTGCATCTGCACCTAAAGCATTATGGAGTGAACTGTGATGACTGGCTGTTGAGGCTGATGTGTGGTGGAGTGGAGATCCGCACCATCTATGCTGGCCACAAGCAGGCCAAAGCCTGTGTCATCTCTCGCCTCAGCTCTGAGAGAGCAGGCACACGTTTCAATGTGCGCGGCACCAACGATGATGGTCAGGTGGCCAACTTTGTGGAAACCGAGCAG GTGATTTTCCTCGATGATACAGTCTCTTCTTTCATTCAAATCCGTGGATCTGTACCCTTGTTCTGGGAGCAGCCAGGCATACAG GTCGGTTCCCACCGTGTCAAGCTGTCCCGCGGGTTTGAGGCCAACGCCCCGGCTTTTGAGAg GCACTTTACAGCGCTGTGGCGGCTCTATGGAAAGCAGATGATCATTAACCTGCTGGGGATGAAAGAGGGGGAGCACATGCTCAGTAAAGCATTCCAG AGTCACCTGAAAGCCTCGGAGCATGCAAGCTCTGTGAAGATGATCAACTTTGACTACCACCAAATGGTGAAAGGAGGAAAGACGGAGAAACTATTGACTGTGCTGAAACCACAGATAAGCAAGTTCCTGGATGACTGTGGCTTCTTTTGTTACTCTGCAGAGTCTGGGATTGAAAA ATGTCAGACTGGGACTCTTCGAGTCAACTGTTTGGACTGCCTGGACAGGACAAATAGTGTCCAAGCCTTCTTTTCACTTGag ATGTTGCCTAAGCAGCTGGAGGCCATGGGTCTTACAGAGAAGCCCCAGCTGGTGGCACGTTTTCAGGAGGTCTTTCGCACCATGTGGTCAGTCAACGGTGACTCGATCAGCAAGATCTACGCTGGCACAGGTGCTCTAGATGGCAAAGCTAAG ACTGGAAAGCTGAAAGACGGAGCTCGCTCAGTCACCAGGACCATCCAGAACAACTTCTTCGACAGTTCCAAGCAAGAAGCTATAGATATCCTGAGGCTGGGCAGCACTCTAAACAGTGACCTGGCTGATAAAGCTAGAGCTCTCCTCACCACCAGCAGCCTTTATG CATCTCCCAGAGTGTTGCTGGGTATGTGTCAGAACCACCACAAATACACTCGGCCTAAAaatatccgtgtgtgtgtcgggACATGGAACGTCAATGGAGGCAAACAGTTCCGTAGCATCGCGTTTCGGAATCAGACCCTCAACGACTGGCTGCTAGACGCACCAAAAAAAGCAGGCCACCCCGAATTTCAAG ACAGTAGATCCCCGCCTGCAGACATCTTTGCCATTGGCTTTGAGGAAATGGTGGAGCTGAATGCTGGCAACATAGTCAGCGCAAG CACCACCAATCAGAAGCTGTGGGCAGCAGAGTTGCAGAAGAGTATCTCTCGGGATCATAAATATGTGCTCCTGGCCTCAGAGCAGCTGGTGGGAGTCTGCTTGTTCATCTTCATTCGGCCCCAGCATGCTGCTTTTATCAG AGATGTTGCGGTAGATACAGTCAAGACCGGCATGGGTGGTGCCACTGGGAACAAAGGGGGTGTGGCTATCCGAATGCTCTTCCACACTACCAGTATCTGCTTTGTTTGCTCGCATTTTGCTGCCGGCCAATCGCAGGTCAAGGAAAGAAATGATGACTACAATGAGATCACTCGCAGGCTGTCATTCCCTATg GGTCGTCTGCTCTACTCACATGATTATGTGTTCTGGTGTGGGGACTTTAACTATCGCATCAACCTGCCAAATGAGGAGGTAAAAGAGCTGATCAGGCAGCAGAACTGGGATTCTCTCATCGCTGGGGACCAGCTTGTGGAACAGAAGAATGCAGGCAAT GTATTCAAGGGCTTTATTGAAGGAAAGTTGGATTTTGCACCTACCTACAAATATGATCTTTTTTCTGATGACTACGACACGAGTGAGAAATGCCGTACACCTGCATGGACCGATCGGGTGCTCTggaagaggagaaaatggaACTTTCATAAGATTG ctgaggAGTTGGGGCTGAATGTAGTAGGAGCTCCAGTAGAAGAGGAAGATCAGCACATGTGGGTCCCTGGTGAACTAAAGTACTACAGCAGAGCTGAGCTCAAGACCTCAGACCACAG GCCCGTGGTGGCTCTCATTGATGTGGATATTCTTGAAGTGGACCCAGAAGCACGGCATCAGGTGTACAAAGATGTGATCGCCCAACAAGGTCCACCTGATGGCACTATACTAGTGTCTCTGTGCAGTTCAGGCCCTGATGATTACTTTGATGATGCTCTGATAGACGAGCTGCTGGACAAGTTTGCTAACTGTGGCGAGGTCATTCTGATCAG GTTTGTGGACGAAAAGATGTGGGTGACATTTTTGGAAGGATACTCAGCCCTGGCTGCACTTCACTACAGTGCCTCCACT GTGATGGGGAAAATCATAGACATCCAGCTGAAGAGCCCTGGCTGGATTAAGAGTCTGGAAGAGGAGATGAGTGTAGAGAGGATCTGTGGCAGCATCCCCACGTCTGCAAGCTCCACACTGCTCGCAGAGGATAATGAAATGGGAGACGAGTTTGACATGGAGG gCGATGTGGATGAGGAGGTGGAGAATATTCTTCCTCAGCACCTGCAGCCTGGGGCTGGTATGGATGTTGGTATTTCCCCATTACCTTCACCACGCTCAAGCCCATGCTCCTCACCGACTCACGGAGAACCCGCACCCCCCTGCAGGCCGAGCAGAGCTTTTCCGCGCACAGCCGGACCCCCACAAG TTATTCCAATGGAAAGTCAAATGCTAGGAGCTTCTTCATCACAAGGACTGGAACCGAAACGCCCTCCTCCCCCACGACCCAATGCTCCGCCTGCCAGACCTGCACCTCCACAGCGCCCCCCACCTCCATCAG GACAAAAAAGCCCTGCTTTACCCAGAGCAGATGTTGCTG GAAGAGGCCAGTCTACAGGAGCTCCGGGTAGTTCAAGGCCG AATATCCCCCCAAGGGCAGGTGTTATCAGTGTGCCTCCACAATCCAGACCACCACCTCCTGCCCACCCTGGAGCTCCCAGGCCCATAGCTGAGGTTCACCCAGGAGCCCCGAGACCCACCCCAGATAACCACCCTGGAGCCCCAAGACctgtctcaaacacacaaaacaaaccagAAGAGCTCCCTCTGG GACCTCCTCCCTCATTGCCCGGCCCAATGAGGCCTCAGATGGTCTCTCCAGCGCAGCCTCCAGCCATCTCCCCCATTCGGCCACCAATACAGTCCACGCTTCCTCCACCCATGGTACCCACACTGCCCCCACCCATGGTACCTACGCTTCCCCCACCTATGGTGCCAACAGCGGCAGCACCTCTGCAGGCTCAACCAGCTGCTACAAGCACCATTGCAGCCATGCCACCTCAGTCTGGCCTGGCATCACCCAAACCACCGCCCCGTAGCCGCTCTTCACATGCCCTGCCACCAGAGGCTGCTACTGCTCCTTCTCCTGAGTCTCAG caGGAGCAATCCTCAGGTTGA
- the synj1 gene encoding synaptojanin-1 isoform X4 has translation MAFSKGYRVYHKLDPPPYSVIVETRSREECLMFESGAVAVLSAAEKESVKNTYTKMLDAYGILGVLRLNLGDSMLHSLVLVTGCSSVGKVQDSEVFRVTATDFISLKNDPSDEDRIAEVRKILNSGNFYFAWSSTGVSMDLSLNAHRRIREDTSDNRFFWNQSLHLHLKHYGVNCDDWLLRLMCGGVEIRTIYAGHKQAKACVISRLSSERAGTRFNVRGTNDDGQVANFVETEQVIFLDDTVSSFIQIRGSVPLFWEQPGIQVGSHRVKLSRGFEANAPAFERHFTALWRLYGKQMIINLLGMKEGEHMLSKAFQSHLKASEHASSVKMINFDYHQMVKGGKTEKLLTVLKPQISKFLDDCGFFCYSAESGIEKCQTGTLRVNCLDCLDRTNSVQAFFSLEMLPKQLEAMGLTEKPQLVARFQEVFRTMWSVNGDSISKIYAGTGALDGKAKTGKLKDGARSVTRTIQNNFFDSSKQEAIDILRLGSTLNSDLADKARALLTTSSLYASPRVLLGMCQNHHKYTRPKNIRVCVGTWNVNGGKQFRSIAFRNQTLNDWLLDAPKKAGHPEFQDSRSPPADIFAIGFEEMVELNAGNIVSASTTNQKLWAAELQKSISRDHKYVLLASEQLVGVCLFIFIRPQHAAFIRDVAVDTVKTGMGGATGNKGGVAIRMLFHTTSICFVCSHFAAGQSQVKERNDDYNEITRRLSFPMGRLLYSHDYVFWCGDFNYRINLPNEEVKELIRQQNWDSLIAGDQLVEQKNAGNVFKGFIEGKLDFAPTYKYDLFSDDYDTSEKCRTPAWTDRVLWKRRKWNFHKIAEELGLNVVGAPVEEEDQHMWVPGELKYYSRAELKTSDHRPVVALIDVDILEVDPEARHQVYKDVIAQQGPPDGTILVSLCSSGPDDYFDDALIDELLDKFANCGEVILIRFVDEKMWVTFLEGYSALAALHYSASTVMGKIIDIQLKSPGWIKSLEEEMSVERICGSIPTSASSTLLAEDNEMGDEFDMEGDVDEEVENILPQHLQPGAGMDVGISPLPSPRSSPCSSPTHGEPAPPCRPSRAFPRTAGPPQVIPMESQMLGASSSQGLEPKRPPPPRPNAPPARPAPPQRPPPPSGQKSPALPRADVAGRGQSTGAPGSSRPNIPPRAGVISVPPQSRPPPPAHPGAPRPIAEVHPGAPRPTPDNHPGAPRPVSNTQNKPEELPLGPPPSLPGPMRPQMVSPAQPPAISPIRPPIQSTLPPPMVPTLPPPMVPTLPPPMVPTAAAPLQAQPAATSTIAAMPPQSGLASPKPPPRSRSSHALPPEAATAPSPESQEQSSG, from the exons ATGGCCTTCAGTAAAGGATATCGCGTTTATCACAAGCTGGACCCACCACCTTACAGCGTGATTGTAGAAACAAGAAGTCGTGAAGAATGCTTGATGTTTGAGTCTGGAGCTGTGGCTGTACTGT CGGCTGCAGAGAAGGAATCTGTCAAGAACACCTACACCAAGATGCTGGATGCTTATGGGATTCTTGGAGTTCTTCGCCTTAATCTCG GAGACTCCATGCTGCACAGTCTGGTGTTAGTGACTGGGTGCAGTTCAGTGGGGAAAGTGCAGGATTCAGAAGTGTTCAGGGTCACAGCCACAGATTTCATCTCCCTAAAGAACGATCCTTCAGATGAGGACAGGATTGCAGAGGTGCGAAAGATTTTAAACTCTGGAAACTTTTATTTTGCCTGGTCATCCACTGGAGTGAGTATGGACCTGAGTCTAAATGCACATCGCAGGATTCGAGAAGACACTTCAGACAATCGCTTCTTCTG GAATCAATCCCTGCATCTGCACCTAAAGCATTATGGAGTGAACTGTGATGACTGGCTGTTGAGGCTGATGTGTGGTGGAGTGGAGATCCGCACCATCTATGCTGGCCACAAGCAGGCCAAAGCCTGTGTCATCTCTCGCCTCAGCTCTGAGAGAGCAGGCACACGTTTCAATGTGCGCGGCACCAACGATGATGGTCAGGTGGCCAACTTTGTGGAAACCGAGCAG GTGATTTTCCTCGATGATACAGTCTCTTCTTTCATTCAAATCCGTGGATCTGTACCCTTGTTCTGGGAGCAGCCAGGCATACAG GTCGGTTCCCACCGTGTCAAGCTGTCCCGCGGGTTTGAGGCCAACGCCCCGGCTTTTGAGAg GCACTTTACAGCGCTGTGGCGGCTCTATGGAAAGCAGATGATCATTAACCTGCTGGGGATGAAAGAGGGGGAGCACATGCTCAGTAAAGCATTCCAG AGTCACCTGAAAGCCTCGGAGCATGCAAGCTCTGTGAAGATGATCAACTTTGACTACCACCAAATGGTGAAAGGAGGAAAGACGGAGAAACTATTGACTGTGCTGAAACCACAGATAAGCAAGTTCCTGGATGACTGTGGCTTCTTTTGTTACTCTGCAGAGTCTGGGATTGAAAA ATGTCAGACTGGGACTCTTCGAGTCAACTGTTTGGACTGCCTGGACAGGACAAATAGTGTCCAAGCCTTCTTTTCACTTGag ATGTTGCCTAAGCAGCTGGAGGCCATGGGTCTTACAGAGAAGCCCCAGCTGGTGGCACGTTTTCAGGAGGTCTTTCGCACCATGTGGTCAGTCAACGGTGACTCGATCAGCAAGATCTACGCTGGCACAGGTGCTCTAGATGGCAAAGCTAAG ACTGGAAAGCTGAAAGACGGAGCTCGCTCAGTCACCAGGACCATCCAGAACAACTTCTTCGACAGTTCCAAGCAAGAAGCTATAGATATCCTGAGGCTGGGCAGCACTCTAAACAGTGACCTGGCTGATAAAGCTAGAGCTCTCCTCACCACCAGCAGCCTTTATG CATCTCCCAGAGTGTTGCTGGGTATGTGTCAGAACCACCACAAATACACTCGGCCTAAAaatatccgtgtgtgtgtcgggACATGGAACGTCAATGGAGGCAAACAGTTCCGTAGCATCGCGTTTCGGAATCAGACCCTCAACGACTGGCTGCTAGACGCACCAAAAAAAGCAGGCCACCCCGAATTTCAAG ACAGTAGATCCCCGCCTGCAGACATCTTTGCCATTGGCTTTGAGGAAATGGTGGAGCTGAATGCTGGCAACATAGTCAGCGCAAG CACCACCAATCAGAAGCTGTGGGCAGCAGAGTTGCAGAAGAGTATCTCTCGGGATCATAAATATGTGCTCCTGGCCTCAGAGCAGCTGGTGGGAGTCTGCTTGTTCATCTTCATTCGGCCCCAGCATGCTGCTTTTATCAG AGATGTTGCGGTAGATACAGTCAAGACCGGCATGGGTGGTGCCACTGGGAACAAAGGGGGTGTGGCTATCCGAATGCTCTTCCACACTACCAGTATCTGCTTTGTTTGCTCGCATTTTGCTGCCGGCCAATCGCAGGTCAAGGAAAGAAATGATGACTACAATGAGATCACTCGCAGGCTGTCATTCCCTATg GGTCGTCTGCTCTACTCACATGATTATGTGTTCTGGTGTGGGGACTTTAACTATCGCATCAACCTGCCAAATGAGGAGGTAAAAGAGCTGATCAGGCAGCAGAACTGGGATTCTCTCATCGCTGGGGACCAGCTTGTGGAACAGAAGAATGCAGGCAAT GTATTCAAGGGCTTTATTGAAGGAAAGTTGGATTTTGCACCTACCTACAAATATGATCTTTTTTCTGATGACTACGACACGAGTGAGAAATGCCGTACACCTGCATGGACCGATCGGGTGCTCTggaagaggagaaaatggaACTTTCATAAGATTG ctgaggAGTTGGGGCTGAATGTAGTAGGAGCTCCAGTAGAAGAGGAAGATCAGCACATGTGGGTCCCTGGTGAACTAAAGTACTACAGCAGAGCTGAGCTCAAGACCTCAGACCACAG GCCCGTGGTGGCTCTCATTGATGTGGATATTCTTGAAGTGGACCCAGAAGCACGGCATCAGGTGTACAAAGATGTGATCGCCCAACAAGGTCCACCTGATGGCACTATACTAGTGTCTCTGTGCAGTTCAGGCCCTGATGATTACTTTGATGATGCTCTGATAGACGAGCTGCTGGACAAGTTTGCTAACTGTGGCGAGGTCATTCTGATCAG GTTTGTGGACGAAAAGATGTGGGTGACATTTTTGGAAGGATACTCAGCCCTGGCTGCACTTCACTACAGTGCCTCCACT GTGATGGGGAAAATCATAGACATCCAGCTGAAGAGCCCTGGCTGGATTAAGAGTCTGGAAGAGGAGATGAGTGTAGAGAGGATCTGTGGCAGCATCCCCACGTCTGCAAGCTCCACACTGCTCGCAGAGGATAATGAAATGGGAGACGAGTTTGACATGGAGG gCGATGTGGATGAGGAGGTGGAGAATATTCTTCCTCAGCACCTGCAGCCTGGGGCTGGTATGGATGTTGGTATTTCCCCATTACCTTCACCACGCTCAAGCCCATGCTCCTCACCGACTCACGGAGAACCCGCACCCCCCTGCAGGCCGAGCAGAGCTTTTCCGCGCACAGCCGGACCCCCACAAG TTATTCCAATGGAAAGTCAAATGCTAGGAGCTTCTTCATCACAAGGACTGGAACCGAAACGCCCTCCTCCCCCACGACCCAATGCTCCGCCTGCCAGACCTGCACCTCCACAGCGCCCCCCACCTCCATCAG GACAAAAAAGCCCTGCTTTACCCAGAGCAGATGTTGCTG GAAGAGGCCAGTCTACAGGAGCTCCGGGTAGTTCAAGGCCG AATATCCCCCCAAGGGCAGGTGTTATCAGTGTGCCTCCACAATCCAGACCACCACCTCCTGCCCACCCTGGAGCTCCCAGGCCCATAGCTGAGGTTCACCCAGGAGCCCCGAGACCCACCCCAGATAACCACCCTGGAGCCCCAAGACctgtctcaaacacacaaaacaaaccagAAGAGCTCCCTCTGG GACCTCCTCCCTCATTGCCCGGCCCAATGAGGCCTCAGATGGTCTCTCCAGCGCAGCCTCCAGCCATCTCCCCCATTCGGCCACCAATACAGTCCACGCTTCCTCCACCCATGGTACCCACACTGCCCCCACCCATGGTACCTACGCTTCCCCCACCTATGGTGCCAACAGCGGCAGCACCTCTGCAGGCTCAACCAGCTGCTACAAGCACCATTGCAGCCATGCCACCTCAGTCTGGCCTGGCATCACCCAAACCACCGCCCCGTAGCCGCTCTTCACATGCCCTGCCACCAGAGGCTGCTACTGCTCCTTCTCCTGAGTCTCAG GAGCAATCCTCAGGTTGA